The Tripterygium wilfordii isolate XIE 37 chromosome 23, ASM1340144v1, whole genome shotgun sequence genomic sequence CCTTGGATCGATTGAGATTTTTCTGAGTAGGCATTGTCCCATATGGTATGGCTACAATGGGAAATTGAAGCCCTTGGAGAGGCTAGCCTACATCAATACCATTGTCTATCCCCTCACCTCTATGCCATTGCTCGCTTACTGTATCCTTCCTGCTTTCTGCCTTCTCACTGGAAAATTCATTATTCCTGAGGTATGTgaatatttttttcctcttcactTGAAATTTTTGAGCACATTTGTATGTGTGACCCTTGCCTAAAAGTTTTCTGCTATCACAGATAATTCTAATTTTTATTATGATTCTGCAGATAAGCAACTATGCCAGCATGTGGTTCATTCTTCTCTTCGTGTCCATTTTTGCTACCGGTATTCTTGAGCTTAGGTGGAGTGGAGTCAGTATTGATGACTGGTGGAGGAATGAACAATTTTGGGTCATTGGTGGTACATCTGCTCATCTCTTTGCCGTATTCCAAGGGCTGCTGAAAGTTCTTGCCGGCATTGACACCAACTTCACTGTCACCTCTAAGGCATCTGATGAGGATGGGGATTTCGCAGAGCTTTATGTGTTCAAATGGACATCGCTTCTCATCCCTCCTACCACAGTCCTCATCGTGAACCTGGTGGGTATTGTGGCCGGTATTTCGTATGCAGTCAACAGTGGATACCAGTCATGGGGACCTCTATTTGGCAGGCTATTCTTTGCATTGTGGGTCGTCGTCCATCTCTACCCCTTCCTGAAAGGTTTAGTGGGCCGTCAAAACCGTACTCCTACAATTGTCATTGTGTGGTCTATTCTTCTTGCTTCGATTTTCTCCTTGCTCTGGGTTCGGATTGATCCTTTTACTTCCGATGCCACGAAAAGTGCAGCAAATGGCCAATGCGGAATAAATTGCTAGATCACTTTTGGGATCAGTCTGGTTTGTTTTAGTACATGTCATATATATCTCGTCCTCCAAGGTGCCCGTTGTGTATATAGGAAGGACATTTAAATGCTGAAGTCACATGAATTATTTACAGTTACGGACATTTTTTGGAAAGAAGTAACCTTACCATCACTGAAACATTCGGAAGACATTTATATTCAGGCATCATTGTTGTCGTGTGGTGTGTCATGAGGTGTTTTCTGTTTGGACAATCGCAATAGATGTTCTTCTGAGTTGAAGTGTGATCGTTTGCTGATTCTGTTTTGTGATTGTCATTTGTATCTTATAGAAAAATCTGGTTACTCATCCAGTTAAGTTATTTcaaagaggaagaaagaaagatgaaCCCATGGCATTGCTTAGTTTATTATACCAaggatttttatttggattattgtCACTTTCTTGAACTGAAATTTTTGTAGCCGAGAACAATTTAGTAGACGTGTTTTTTTTGGACATTCCATTGAGTTCAAATTCAGGTTGGACGGTATGCGCAAATTTGTTGTTTGATAAGTTAGTTGGGTCAAGTTTTAGcgtaaattatttaaaaatagcCATGTTAGTTTATAATCGAACTCTCAATCTCGGAGGATTGGTTTACTGGTTCTGTTCATGTGTGAAAAAATTTAAGCTTTCATTTCAAGGGGAGATCAAGACTCAAGAGGTTCGGCTGACAGCTGACCAAAGGCAGCAGCCAATGCTCATTGTTTACATGGGTTTGACGAACTGGGCTCGGATGGGCTTTCGGCCCAAAATAAAGGTCCTGAAATTGGGCGGAGCCCAAAACTACTGGGTTCGTCAAAACGACGCCGTTAAATATTGATAGGAGCAGATAACGACTCTTTAATTCTCAGGGCCGAACTGGAGACGGAGGGACGGGTTTGGTGTTTCAGATacaggagaaagaaaaggtcGAAGAGCGAGAGATTAGGGTTTTGCTATATCTAGAGAGTAGAAAATGGAAGGGATCACAGAAGGAATTAACAACTTGAATGTGAATGGGAAGAAGAACCGAATCCAAGTCTCAAACACCAAGAAACCCCTCTTCTTCTACGTCAATCTCGCCAAGGTTCTCTCTTCGAGCCCCTCTCTTTACTCTTCAATTTAGCGTAACTAGAAACTTACGTTTGTAATCTTACGACTGAACTTAACGCTTTTTGACTGctgagaaaactgaaaatttttgtttatttttctatataaaGGCTTAGGAACATTCTGAATAGCAGACACTGGATTTGTAGTTTTTTTGTCATAAAtatttgatgatttgctttGGATGTTTGTCATGTTTGATATTGATTAGTAGAAGTATTGTTCCCTGGCAGTGGAAACTGaactttccatgtttttgggcCTACAGTGTACTTTTGTGCTATCTGGTATAATGCTGAAATGTTGTATACACGCTCACACGAGCACAATCTCTTGTAATGTAGAGAAATTCATAGTTTCTAATGGGAGACATTTATTCATTTCATGGATGTTTTATGGCTGTTCATGCAGAGATACATGCAGCAACACAAAGAAGTGGAACTTTCTGCCCTTGGAATGGGTATTGTTTCTTTTGCCACCCCTTGGTTTACCGATACATCTCTAGTTTCTCTAAACATGAATTCATGGATCCCTTTTCTATCTGTTGATACTTACTGCTTTTTTGTGTGCTGAAATATCCTAAGAAGTAAGAACTGATTTGGGTACTGCTTCAATTCCAAGAGGAGCGCTAGAGATATAATTTAATCTTGTCATtctattgttgttgttgataaAAAGTTACTGAGCTAATTGTGTGTCAGAAAATTAATGATGCAGTTTAATTGCTTTTTCCGTGCTTGCACTAGATTTATGAGTAAAGTAGTGATATTAAAATATGGATGATATAGTAGAatcttcaaagaatcaaaatcctATTTTGATAGATTTCTTGTTAGTTGTTAATTGCTTGAtattgcactctttttagttcTTACTAACTGGCTGGAGGTCATATCCTCAGCTTCCTTCGTAACCTTTCTTTGTGCTTTTCCTGGTTGCCTTAGTAAAGTTTGGTTCCATTCTCAAAATATTTAGTAATTCGTGGTCCATGGTTGGTGTTGCAGAAGATCATAACATGTTTATTGTTCCGTGTAGACATTTCATCTTGTAGtgcttcattgtttttttagtttttattagaaaaattaCATTTATGTTGTCCTTACAGCTATTGCTACGGTAGTTACAATTGCTGAGATCTTGAAGAATAATGGGTTGGCACTTGAGAAGAGTGAGGCCTAATTTTCCctgtgatttttgtttttgatttattatttttgttctaGAAGCTATTGGGAACTTTTCTTTATAGATTAAATATACAGGGATCATGACATCGACGGTTGACATGAGGGAGGAATCAGGGGGACGCCCTGTTGAGAAAGCTAAGGTAAACCTTCATTACAGCATGTAAAACACAACTGTACTTCAGTGCAGCATTTATTTCTTCATGCATCGTGTATATCTTTGGCTGTGGTAACCTTACACCTTATTGGTTTTCCATGCATTAACTTAAGTTTGATCTGGGTTATTATGATCTAAAATCTCTGTAAGCATTTAGCTTAGAAACATGGAATTTGTGGCTTATGCATTGGAAATGCTTGGAACTGAAATGTGCTGGTGTCGATTTTACTTGTGTGCTCTAATATATATTAACCAGCTGATGATGCTTGCCCTTCGTTAAAGATTCTACCATCAAAACACATGTTTCTTAGATGCTAGGTGGACTCAATTTTGTTGGTCATGATTTCTTTTTTGGAGTAGTATTGCCCAAGGATTCACTTCTAGATTATGGCAGGCAGTCATAGGCGTATTATTTGGAGTAGCTGTTGTCTTGATTTTATCTAGAAGCAGctgaattattttcttttgccCCTTTTATAGATAGAAATACTGCTGGGTAAGACCGAGAAGTTTGATGAGTTGATGGCAGCTGCTGCTGAGGAAGCTGCGTACAACGAGGAGCAAAACTGAGATGTTCTCCAGAATATTAGTCTGTTCTCTTTAGTTTTGTCTTCCGAACATCTTTTAACATTTATTGATCGGAGTTTTATGCTTGTTAGTGATGAtatttttagaaattttgtAAAAAACAATGCATTCTTAGTCTATTCAAATTTGTTTACCAAGTTTTTGGCTTTTGGAAGTAAAGCAATGATGTGTACAATTATCTTGTTTACATCTCCATGGAATGGGGTTGCTACCATGTCAAGTAGGATGGTTACAACAACGGGTCATTGGTTGAAATGGTGAACTTGATTGCGGTAATTGTTGTGAGTTCAACTCCTAATGGTGTTCATTATTGCAATTTGCGAGATGAGCCATTGTTCAACCCAGTATATGCGAATGTTATTCTACGTTATCTACCTGCACTGGCCTTTGGACCATGGGGTTGCGGGAATTGGTCCATGAGGTTGTGGGGTCTTCGGCCAGTTACCAGTGGACAGCTGGGGGGAACTCCTTATTGTTATCAAGAAAGTAGGATGGTTACACCAGCTGAATTGGTCAATCAGGCAAATCTGATTGTGTACATTGTCAATTGGTGATTTTGCAGAAATCAGAAGGAAATGGATGATAATATACCCCTTTTTGTAATCAATTAGAGCAAGAAGCAGGGGATAACATAAGAGTTAAAACATGAAACCCCATCAGCGAAAACAGGGCATGATGAAGCAAAATAATGCACAATTCTGCATTCCCAAAATTCTTCAGTGTCAATGCCTTATCAGTTgtaacctcaaaaaaaaaaaaaaaaaaaaaactatctttAATTGAGTCCCCAGTAAATTAttaagatgaagaaaaaataaataaatatcccATTCTCATCAGAGAAGCATTATTTTGTCCATTCTCTTCTATGCTTCCTCATCCTCCTCTACAAGTATCCTCTTGCAAGCTTCATAGCACATAAAGGAAATCCCAGCAGCAGGTACCAACTTCAAGCAGCTAGGACCTAACCCCTTGTATAA encodes the following:
- the LOC119992624 gene encoding uncharacterized protein At2g34160-like — protein: MEGITEGINNLNVNGKKNRIQVSNTKKPLFFYVNLAKRYMQQHKEVELSALGMAIATVVTIAEILKNNGLALEKRIMTSTVDMREESGGRPVEKAKIEILLGKTEKFDELMAAAAEEAAYNEEQN